In Romboutsia lituseburensis, a genomic segment contains:
- a CDS encoding RnfABCDGE type electron transport complex subunit G — protein MSDKHEKSYSVFAIALNLTLACFISGVIIAIVYFITNPVAQKNNEIVKEQSMKELVKEASNFKTIKNKTEWYEAEKNNKAIGYIVQTESNGYGGPIKMLVAVDENCKVIDYTVLSNNETPGLGSKTLESKFKNQFNGKTINHLVVVKDISDKDDIQAITGATISSRAVTNGVKEAVQEVKQYIGGK, from the coding sequence ATGTCTGATAAACATGAAAAATCATATAGTGTATTTGCAATAGCCCTTAATTTAACACTGGCATGTTTTATATCAGGAGTTATAATTGCAATAGTCTATTTTATTACAAATCCAGTAGCGCAAAAAAATAATGAAATTGTTAAAGAACAATCAATGAAGGAACTAGTAAAAGAAGCTAGTAATTTTAAGACAATTAAAAATAAAACAGAATGGTATGAAGCTGAAAAAAATAATAAAGCAATAGGGTATATAGTTCAAACTGAGAGTAATGGTTATGGGGGACCTATAAAAATGTTAGTTGCAGTTGATGAAAACTGCAAAGTAATAGACTATACTGTATTATCTAACAATGAGACTCCTGGATTAGGAAGCAAAACATTAGAATCAAAGTTTAAAAATCAATTTAATGGGAAAACGATTAATCATTTGGTGGTGGTAAAAGACATCTCAGATAAAGATGATATTCAAGCTATTACAGGGGCAACAATTTCATCAAGAGCTGTGACTAATGGAGTAAAGGAAGCTGTACAAGAAGTTAAGCAATATATAGGAGGTAAGTAA
- a CDS encoding L-lactate dehydrogenase, with product MKKNKVVIVGTGMVGMSYAYSMLNQGTCEELVLIDLDKKRAEGEAIDLNHGLSFAPRKMKIYAGDYSDCKDAYLICITAGAIQNEGETRLDLLHKNTKIMRSIINEIKKSGFNGILLIATNPVDIMTYVAWKLSGYDKSKVIGSGTTLDSARLRYALSERLDVNPKDINAYVMGEHGDSQFVAWSYAFSGVQPIYQIASRKDSKINFSDLEEIEDEVRNIAYKIIECKKSTYYGIGMALTRITKAILDNENSVLTVSSYLNGEYNQDDVYIAVPSIVNKDGVREVIHLALENTEKEKLDNSIEIMKENISKLEI from the coding sequence ATGAAAAAAAATAAAGTAGTAATCGTAGGAACTGGTATGGTGGGAATGAGTTATGCATACTCAATGCTAAACCAAGGTACTTGTGAGGAATTAGTCTTAATAGATTTAGATAAAAAAAGAGCAGAGGGTGAAGCTATAGACTTAAATCATGGATTAAGTTTTGCACCTAGAAAGATGAAAATATACGCAGGGGATTATAGTGATTGTAAGGATGCATATCTTATATGTATAACAGCCGGAGCAATTCAAAATGAAGGTGAAACCAGATTAGATTTATTACATAAGAATACTAAAATAATGAGGTCCATAATAAATGAAATAAAAAAATCTGGATTTAATGGAATATTATTAATAGCAACTAATCCTGTTGATATAATGACTTATGTGGCTTGGAAGCTATCAGGATATGATAAATCAAAAGTAATTGGATCAGGAACCACTTTAGACTCTGCTAGACTTAGATATGCATTAAGTGAGAGGTTAGATGTAAACCCCAAAGATATAAACGCTTATGTAATGGGGGAACATGGTGATTCTCAATTTGTAGCATGGAGTTATGCATTTTCTGGAGTACAACCTATATACCAAATAGCATCTAGAAAAGATAGTAAAATAAATTTCAGTGATTTAGAAGAAATTGAAGATGAAGTTAGAAATATAGCATACAAAATAATTGAATGTAAAAAATCAACTTATTATGGTATAGGAATGGCATTAACAAGAATTACAAAAGCAATTCTTGACAATGAGAATAGTGTATTAACCGTATCTTCATATTTAAATGGTGAATACAATCAAGATGATGTTTATATAGCGGTACCGAGCATAGTTAATAAAGATGGTGTTAGAGAGGTTATACATTTAGCTCTTGAGAATACAGAAAAAGAAAAATTAGATAATTCTATAGAAATAATGAAAGAAAATATAAGTAAACTTGAAATATAA
- a CDS encoding SoxR reducing system RseC family protein translates to MKNQEIGYVIEIENNTAKVKVGRHSDCKNCGGCPGNNSLILNVQNPLGAKVGQKVIFESKKNKMLSSVYVVYIQPIVLTFIGIILGYFIATYIHKSIQTYEIILGSIFFILSLIYIRFIELKAKKDKDNIPTITKILS, encoded by the coding sequence ATGAAAAATCAAGAAATCGGCTATGTTATTGAAATAGAAAATAATACAGCTAAAGTTAAAGTAGGTAGACATAGCGATTGTAAAAATTGTGGAGGGTGCCCAGGAAATAATTCTTTAATTTTAAATGTCCAAAATCCTCTAGGTGCAAAAGTAGGGCAAAAGGTGATTTTTGAGTCTAAAAAAAATAAAATGTTAAGCTCAGTATATGTTGTTTATATACAACCAATAGTATTAACTTTTATAGGTATTATATTAGGATATTTTATAGCTACTTATATACACAAATCAATACAAACATATGAGATTATTTTAGGAAGCATATTTTTTATACTTTCCCTAATATATATAAGATTTATAGAGTTAAAAGCAAAGAAAGATAAAGATAACATTCCTACAATAACTAAAATACTTTCTTAA
- a CDS encoding RnfABCDGE type electron transport complex subunit D — MNTVSSSPHISSNESVPKIMWNVNLALAPATIFGVVYFKTSAFIVILVSIICAVLSEYLVQKIRKQPITIYDGSAFLTGLLLALCMPPNIPAYMIGIGSAIAIIIAKHSMGGLGQNIFNPAHIGRAAIMVSWPVAMTTWTSLTTKVDVVTTATPLNILKMQGYDNLIQTFGSQINLYQSLFLGTRNGCIGETSTILILLGGAYLIYKRYINWQIPVVMIGTVGILTWTFGPKGLFTGDPLFHMMAGGLVIGAFFMATDMVTIPITKKGQLVFAFGAGVITTIIRLQGGYPEGVCYSILLMNALTPLIDRFTKPTKFGSKEAV; from the coding sequence ATGAATACTGTCTCATCATCTCCACATATAAGCAGTAATGAAAGTGTCCCTAAAATAATGTGGAATGTAAATTTAGCATTAGCGCCAGCAACTATATTTGGTGTTGTTTATTTCAAAACATCTGCATTTATAGTAATTTTAGTAAGTATCATTTGTGCAGTTTTATCTGAATATTTAGTACAAAAAATCAGAAAACAACCAATAACAATTTATGACGGAAGTGCATTTTTGACTGGATTATTATTAGCTCTATGTATGCCGCCTAATATACCTGCATACATGATAGGCATAGGATCTGCAATAGCAATTATAATAGCGAAACATTCTATGGGAGGACTTGGTCAAAATATATTTAATCCTGCTCATATAGGAAGGGCAGCTATAATGGTTTCTTGGCCAGTAGCTATGACTACATGGACATCTTTAACAACAAAAGTAGATGTAGTTACAACAGCAACACCTCTTAATATTTTAAAAATGCAAGGATATGATAATTTAATCCAGACTTTTGGGAGTCAAATAAACTTATATCAATCATTATTTTTAGGAACTAGAAATGGATGCATTGGTGAAACTTCAACAATTCTTATATTATTAGGAGGAGCATACTTAATTTATAAAAGATACATCAACTGGCAAATTCCTGTAGTTATGATAGGAACAGTAGGAATATTAACTTGGACATTTGGGCCTAAAGGACTTTTTACAGGAGACCCTTTATTTCATATGATGGCTGGAGGACTAGTAATAGGTGCATTTTTTATGGCGACTGATATGGTAACAATACCAATAACCAAAAAAGGACAATTAGTATTTGCTTTTGGAGCAGGTGTAATTACTACGATTATAAGGCTTCAGGGTGGATATCCAGAGGGCGTATGTTATTCCATATTATTAATGAATGCTCTGACACCTCTAATAGATAGATTTACAAAGCCTACAAAATTTGGATCAAAGGAGGCTGTGTAA
- a CDS encoding electron transport complex protein RnfA, with product MKEYLILFISTVLVNNFVLTRFLGLCIFFGVSKNLSASVGMGMAVTSVMTLSSILAWVVLHFVLIPLNLVFLKTVVFVLLIASFVQLLELTIKKFAPTLYGMWGIYLLLIATNCVVLGVPLINADNNYPFMMSVVEALGSGIGFALAITLMASLREKLVYANVPKPLQGMGIAFILAGMLALSFLGFSGMI from the coding sequence ATGAAAGAATACTTGATACTGTTTATATCAACAGTATTAGTTAATAACTTTGTATTAACTAGATTCTTAGGATTGTGTATATTCTTTGGAGTATCAAAAAATTTAAGTGCATCTGTTGGAATGGGAATGGCCGTCACTTCAGTAATGACACTGAGCTCAATACTTGCATGGGTAGTTCTTCATTTTGTATTGATTCCTCTAAATTTAGTATTTTTAAAAACAGTAGTTTTTGTACTTTTAATTGCAAGTTTTGTTCAATTATTAGAGTTAACAATTAAAAAGTTTGCTCCTACATTATATGGTATGTGGGGGATATATTTACTATTAATAGCAACTAACTGTGTTGTATTAGGTGTTCCTTTAATAAATGCAGATAATAATTATCCATTTATGATGAGTGTAGTTGAAGCGTTAGGTTCTGGAATTGGTTTTGCATTAGCTATAACATTGATGGCTAGTTTAAGAGAAAAATTAGTATATGCTAATGTACCTAAACCATTACAGGGGATGGGAATTGCTTTTATATTAGCAGGAATGTTAGCATTATCTTTTTTAGGATTTTCAGGAATGATATAA
- the rsxC gene encoding electron transport complex subunit RsxC, giving the protein MFKSFIGGVHPKDNKAMSEGCIIERAPIPNKVVIPLRQHIGSMASPVVHIGDIVKKGQLIAANEGYISSNIHASICGTVVDICEYNHGTFGKCLSIIIESNNEDDWVEGIPLNRNVDELTHKEMAQILQSLGVVGMGGATFPTHVKLSLDEFKAVDTFILNGAECEPYLTADYRMMVEWADKVAQGIKVTMKMLKVNKGYVGIENNKPLAIEKMKEAIKNISIYENLDIEVVALPTKYPQGAEKMLIKVLTEREVPSGGLPTDVKVVVQNVGTVVAIYEALVNGIPLIERVTTISGKAINNPKNMLLRIGTTFEDAISYCGGLKSEAKKIIMGGPMMGFAQYTLDIPVVKGTSGILALIDKEVNQGIEFPCIRCGKCVQACPMGLIPSTFATLAEKNAYLEAKQDYNLLDCVECGSCAYVCPSKRKIVQSIRYNKLQCSQSSNKK; this is encoded by the coding sequence ATGTTTAAATCATTTATAGGGGGAGTTCATCCTAAAGATAACAAAGCTATGTCTGAAGGATGTATTATTGAAAGAGCTCCAATTCCTAATAAAGTTGTTATTCCTTTAAGACAGCATATAGGCTCAATGGCAAGTCCGGTAGTTCATATAGGAGATATAGTAAAAAAAGGGCAATTAATAGCAGCAAATGAAGGCTACATATCCAGTAATATACATGCATCTATTTGCGGAACTGTTGTTGATATATGTGAGTATAACCATGGTACTTTTGGAAAATGTTTATCAATAATAATAGAAAGTAATAATGAAGATGATTGGGTTGAAGGAATACCTCTTAATAGAAATGTAGATGAATTGACTCACAAAGAAATGGCTCAAATATTACAATCTCTAGGTGTAGTAGGTATGGGAGGAGCTACATTTCCAACACATGTAAAATTATCGCTAGATGAATTTAAAGCAGTAGATACATTTATATTAAATGGAGCAGAATGTGAGCCTTATTTAACAGCAGATTATAGAATGATGGTTGAGTGGGCAGATAAAGTAGCTCAAGGTATAAAAGTTACTATGAAAATGTTAAAAGTAAATAAGGGATATGTAGGAATAGAGAATAATAAGCCATTGGCAATTGAAAAAATGAAAGAAGCTATAAAAAATATTAGTATATATGAAAATTTAGATATAGAAGTAGTTGCATTACCAACTAAATATCCTCAAGGTGCAGAAAAAATGTTAATAAAAGTTTTAACAGAAAGAGAAGTACCATCAGGAGGGCTTCCAACGGATGTAAAAGTTGTTGTTCAAAATGTAGGAACCGTAGTTGCAATTTATGAGGCTCTTGTAAATGGAATACCTTTAATAGAAAGAGTAACAACTATTAGTGGGAAAGCTATAAATAATCCTAAAAATATGCTACTTAGAATAGGAACAACATTTGAAGATGCAATAAGTTATTGCGGAGGGCTAAAATCTGAAGCTAAAAAAATAATTATGGGTGGGCCTATGATGGGATTTGCTCAATATACTTTAGATATTCCTGTAGTAAAAGGCACATCTGGAATATTAGCACTAATAGATAAAGAGGTAAATCAAGGAATAGAATTTCCTTGTATAAGATGTGGTAAGTGTGTTCAGGCTTGCCCTATGGGACTTATTCCAAGTACATTTGCAACATTAGCAGAAAAAAATGCTTATTTAGAGGCAAAACAAGATTATAATCTTTTAGACTGTGTTGAGTGTGGCAGCTGTGCGTATGTATGTCCGTCTAAAAGAAAGATAGTCCAATCTATAAGATATAACAAGCTTCAATGTTCACAATCATCTAATAAAAAGTAA
- a CDS encoding electron transport complex subunit E codes for MTGKELWKVFSKGIYDENPVFRLALSLCPALAVTSSAINALTMGLCVMFVITANNTVVSITRKVVNPKVRVPVYITSIATIVTVVQLVLQAYFPLLYKDLGIYLSLIVVFAIILARAEVFASKNKVLLSFLDGLGMGCGFTVAMVFIGIIRELLGNGTIFGVTMLGSWYNPALIMILPPGAFILIGYIIGAMNLHDSKKVKKKSKENKVISS; via the coding sequence ATGACAGGAAAGGAATTGTGGAAGGTTTTTTCAAAAGGTATATATGACGAAAATCCTGTATTTAGATTAGCTCTTAGTTTGTGTCCTGCATTAGCAGTAACATCAAGTGCTATAAATGCGCTAACAATGGGGCTTTGTGTAATGTTTGTAATAACAGCTAATAATACAGTGGTTTCTATAACAAGGAAAGTAGTAAATCCAAAGGTACGTGTACCTGTTTATATAACATCAATAGCTACAATAGTTACAGTAGTTCAATTAGTACTTCAAGCGTATTTTCCTCTTTTATATAAGGACTTAGGGATATATCTATCATTAATAGTTGTGTTTGCAATAATACTTGCTAGAGCAGAAGTTTTTGCATCTAAAAACAAAGTTTTACTATCATTTTTGGATGGATTAGGTATGGGGTGTGGATTTACTGTAGCAATGGTATTTATAGGGATAATAAGAGAATTATTAGGGAATGGAACTATATTTGGGGTTACTATGCTAGGATCATGGTATAATCCAGCGCTAATAATGATATTGCCACCAGGAGCATTCATACTGATAGGATATATTATTGGAGCAATGAATTTACATGACTCTAAAAAAGTAAAAAAGAAAAGTAAAGAAAATAAAGTAATATCTTCATAA